A region of Clostridium acetobutylicum ATCC 824 DNA encodes the following proteins:
- a CDS encoding LCP family protein — translation MYFNKKRVIIVCCFVLLCIAIGLGSFFYVSLFSTSTNSKNINVAAVTPKNNEAVNILITGVDTGRKESEFGDYSKRNDAIMVLHYDSKNKSANLVSIPRDTKVTIDGNTKKINELSSINGPKYLVSAIKSNFGININYYLQLDYKGFRNMVDSIGGVNVTINNKMNYDDPNGNIHIHLNKGENQKLDGKTAEEFVRWEKNNNSEENIDSDLARIRNQHEFVAAVVQNMKRKSMIFKMPSLLKVVAKNVQTNMTASDIYKYGKALASVKSENLKITSINGTNVYIGGNTYFVYNHKENKNILTTGNKVKVSKPSLNYKIEILNGTDKNGLAKQYKDILVAKGFQNDFTTGNYPKKPVKNTKVTLYGIDEEDVPYIKSKLSLSNVELISKKTEKFDIIILQGEDFK, via the coding sequence ATGTATTTTAATAAGAAGAGGGTAATAATAGTTTGCTGTTTTGTTTTATTATGCATAGCAATCGGTCTTGGAAGCTTTTTTTATGTATCCTTATTTTCTACTAGTACTAATTCTAAAAATATAAATGTAGCTGCTGTAACTCCTAAAAATAATGAAGCAGTTAATATACTGATTACAGGAGTAGACACAGGACGTAAGGAAAGTGAATTTGGAGATTACTCAAAAAGAAATGATGCTATAATGGTTCTGCATTATGATTCGAAAAATAAAAGCGCTAACCTTGTGTCAATACCAAGAGATACAAAGGTAACTATTGATGGTAACACAAAAAAAATAAATGAATTGAGTTCTATAAACGGTCCTAAGTATTTGGTAAGTGCTATAAAAAGTAATTTTGGAATAAATATAAACTACTATTTACAGCTTGATTATAAAGGCTTTAGAAACATGGTTGATTCAATTGGTGGTGTAAATGTAACTATAAATAATAAAATGAACTATGATGATCCTAATGGTAACATTCATATACATCTCAATAAAGGAGAAAATCAAAAGCTTGATGGAAAAACTGCTGAAGAATTTGTAAGATGGGAAAAAAATAATAATTCAGAAGAAAACATTGATAGTGATTTAGCTAGAATAAGAAATCAACATGAGTTTGTAGCAGCTGTAGTTCAAAACATGAAAAGAAAAAGCATGATATTTAAAATGCCATCTTTATTAAAAGTGGTTGCAAAAAATGTACAGACTAATATGACTGCGTCTGATATATACAAGTATGGAAAGGCTTTGGCCTCTGTAAAAAGTGAAAATTTAAAGATTACATCTATAAATGGAACAAATGTATACATTGGTGGAAATACGTATTTTGTGTATAATCATAAAGAAAATAAAAATATATTAACTACAGGGAACAAGGTAAAAGTAAGTAAGCCAAGTTTAAATTATAAGATTGAAATTTTGAATGGTACAGATAAAAATGGACTTGCAAAACAGTATAAGGATATACTTGTAGCAAAAGGATTCCAAAATGACTTTACTACAGGAAATTATCCTAAAAAGCCTGTTAAGAATACTAAAGTAACTTTGTACGGAATAGATGAAGAGGATGTACCTTATATAAAGAGTAAATTAAGCCTTAGTAATGTAGAACTTATAAGCAAAAAAACAGAGAAATTTGATATAATAATACTGCAGGGTGAAGATTTTAAATAG
- a CDS encoding RidA family protein, which translates to MRKEIIKTDKAPGAIGPYSQAVKVGNLLFTSGQVPIDPKTGELVSKDIKEATDRVFKNIGAILEEAGTSFENVVKTVVFVKDMNDFSSVNEIYAKYFSKNEPARSCVQAKLPKDALVEIEVVAVVEG; encoded by the coding sequence ATGAGAAAAGAAATAATAAAAACAGATAAAGCGCCAGGAGCAATAGGTCCTTATTCTCAAGCAGTTAAAGTTGGAAATTTGTTGTTTACATCAGGGCAAGTGCCTATAGATCCAAAGACGGGTGAGCTTGTTTCAAAGGACATAAAGGAAGCAACAGATAGGGTTTTCAAAAATATAGGAGCAATATTAGAAGAGGCAGGTACATCTTTTGAAAACGTAGTTAAAACTGTAGTTTTTGTTAAGGATATGAATGATTTCTCTAGTGTTAATGAAATTTATGCCAAATATTTCAGCAAGAATGAGCCAGCAAGATCTTGCGTTCAAGCAAAGCTTCCTAAGGATGCTCTTGTAGAAATAGAAGTTGTTGCAGTAGTGGAAGGTTAA